A single window of Solanum dulcamara chromosome 5, daSolDulc1.2, whole genome shotgun sequence DNA harbors:
- the LOC129890011 gene encoding osmotin-like protein OSML15, giving the protein MSHLTTCLVFFLLAFVTYTYASGVFEVHNNCPYTVWAAATPVGGGRRLERGQSWWFWAPPGTKMARIWGRTNCNFDGAGRGWCQTGDCGGVLECKGWGKPPNTLAEYALNQFSNLDFWDISVIDGFNIPMSFGPTNSGPGKCHPIQCVANIIGECPGSLRVPGGCNNPCTTFGGQQYCCTQGPCGPTDLSRFFKQRCPDAYSYPQDDPTSTFTCQSWTTDYKIMFCPYGATHNETTNFPLEMPISTLEVA; this is encoded by the coding sequence ATGAGTCACCTGACAACTTGTTTGGTGTTCTTCCTCCTTGCCTTTGTGACTTACACTTATGCTTCAGGCGTATTTGAGGTCCACAACAACTGCCCGTACACCGTTTGGGCGGCGGCGACACCCGTAGGAGGTGGCCGACGTCTCGAACGAGGTCAGAGTTGGTGGTTTTGGGCCCCACCGGGTACTAAAATGGCACGTATATGGGGTCGTACTAATTGCAATTTCGATGGTGCTGGAAGAGGTTGGTGCCAGACCGGTGATTGTGGTGGAGTTCTAGAATGCAAAGGATGGGGTAAACCACCAAACACCTTGGCGGAATATGCTTTGAATCAATTCAGCAACCTAGATTTTTGGGACATTTCAGTAATTGATGGATTTAACATCCCTATGTCTTTCGGCCCAACGAATTCTGGTCCTGGAAAATGTCATCCAATTCAATGTGTTGCCAATATAATTGGTGAATGCCCTGGTTCACTTAGGGTACCTGGAGGATGTAACAATCCTTGTACCACATTCGGAGGACAACAATATTGTTGTACCCAAGGTCCATGTGGTCCTACTGATTTGTCGAGATTTTTCAAACAAAGATGTCCCGATGCCTATAGTTACCCTCAAGATGATCCAACAAGTACATTTACTTGTCAAAGTTGGACAACAGACTACAAGATTATGTTCTGTCCTTACGGCGCTACACACAATGAAACAACAAATTTTCCATTGGAAATGCCTATAAGTACTCTTGAAGTGGCTTAA
- the LOC129890014 gene encoding elicitor-responsive protein 3, which translates to MVRGKLVVHLVGAKGLENTDFLNDMDPYVILTCRSQEKKSSVASGKGCEPEWNETFVFSISEDVEELFLKIMDSDSIGDDDIVGEAKIPIEPVLSEGSIPITCYNVVKDEEYCGEIKVGLTFTPEEYSERKYEDENLGGWKESSY; encoded by the exons ATGGTACGAGGAAAACTTGTAGTACATCTTGTTGGGGCTAAAGGCCTTGAAAACACTGATTTTCTCA ATGATATGGATCCATATGTGATCCTAACTTGTAGATCTCAGGAGAAAAAGAGCAGTGTTGCATCAG GCAAGGGATGTGAACCAGAATGGAATGAAACATTTGTTTTCTCCATTTCTGAGGATGTTGAAGAACTCTTCTTGAAGATAATGGACAGTGATTCTATCGGTGATGACGATATTGTGGGGGAAGCTAA GATACCAATTGAACCAGTTTTATCAGAAGGGAGCATCCCAATAACGTGTTATAATGTTGTTAAAGATGAAGAATATTGTGGAGAAATTAAAGTTGGTCTGACCTTTACTCCTGAG GAATATTCTGAGAGGAAGTATGAAGATGAAAACCTTGGTGGATGGAAAGAGTCTTCTTATTGA